A section of the Lathamus discolor isolate bLatDis1 chromosome 6, bLatDis1.hap1, whole genome shotgun sequence genome encodes:
- the MLH3 gene encoding DNA mismatch repair protein Mlh3 isoform X1 — protein sequence MIECLVEDVRARLRSGMTVSSLGQCVEELVLNSIDAKATCVAIRVDLEAFKVQVVDNGSGMGREDLNAMGKRYFTSKCKSVGDLEKLKFYGFRGEAVASIANVAGVVEVSSKSSGTAKTFVKLFHNGQALEVCEAELSRPSGGTTVTVCNLFHQLPVRKKCMDPVLEFERVRQKVEAISLMHPSISLSLRNDVSCSMVLQLPKTRDVYSRFCQIYGLGRSQKLREINHKSGGFEINGYISTEGHYNKNMQFLYVNRRLVLKTRLHKLIDFLLRKESVVCKAKSAPLSRQASPSCHRCGPELYGIFVLNVTCAYSDYDVCLEPAKTLIEFQNWDVVLTCIEEGVKIFLKREHLFIEPCSEDIREFNEDNDFSLCNAPVLKPSLPDEKSIQDSFKKACDEIVNSYEMCNLQSKDVKRKSVTEQKSSSLIESNKNLQETEITPHQKIDEPSDPCRNNKAEIPLPSKDDTASNFLISDISEQEPKDTSSSQKAPDAHLNPSGNLCSSFSEGARSEIRKIDSCDDLQHCAENYIKDMGSQQGKVVQKSNKVCTLNNNVTHSSSERGDSTEAAVGSETVSGNSLLRLCNASREDRETADLTDDAGRRAVSSVPLKLCSTGLITCVTQKEPPHECERAEISLALNMQHRPGPVSAKDVFGHKVNLQSLNSKGVSSNTNREYTPLYTRDVCIADGSEWLQKNTLSEEVSKEAAVSIATSKMHYETSDISELPLATSSGIPHNKVIKSNRRQIAVPRSQPSVKLSLSTQLGSLEKFRRYYGRDKCTLPKPLSQQSEFDLPVFNSQANCDFSRNDNDHHGNVSTCETPVVEDTDSDTSSEVVSLGYTLFCSGATSEDRQALCQSPLILSDYCQVGNNHASCKRSPGSLSSKLSRMKGDPKELEQLSEQFPRDSSRKDDYSFVPGPSNNDFSYNACQTYESSVERMKDCNYSVSKGDACWQSDGTRLESVKNTVSASPLSSIEEEYTVSSSSILSLPAKKDCTDVICKDKSTLDGPSEQNLKDTEAPHTTFLSNLEFSAYNTSTEDPRNDVCCSDWLQDFDVSSGKTIYINKTTGLSTYSTPPMAGFQAACIQDITTMAVNVVSESGIQFRCHPFRSEIVLPFLPRPRKEKTLASRDLRDTEGESLQSLLSEWDNPVFVPCPEIAIDVTSSQADNLAVKLHNILYPYRFTKEMVHSMQVLQQVDNKFIACLINTRNEMDKEADGNLLILVDQHAAHERIRLEQLIADSYEKEAAACGKKKLLSSSISPPLEIKVTEEQRRVLRCCYKNLEDLGLELSFPETNRSLILVRKVPLCFIEREANELRRKRQPVTKSIVEELIQEQVELVQSTGGRTQGTLPLTFLKVLASQACHGAIKFNEHLTLEESCRLIEALSSCQLPFQCAHGRPSMMPLADTEHLQQDKQPKPNLARLRKMARAWHLFGKKRA from the exons ATGATCGAATGTTTGGTGGAAGATGTGCGAGCCAGGCTGCGCTCTGGAATGACTGTCAGCTCACTGGGGCAGTGTGTTGAGGAGCTTGTCCTCAATAGCATTGATGCCAAAGCAACATGCGTAGCTATAAGGGTGGATTTGGAAGCTTTTAAGGTCCAGGTGGTGGACAACGGctctgggatggggagagaggaCTTAAATGCAATGGGAAAGCGGTACTTCACCAGCAAATGCAAATCGGTGGGAGACTTGGAGAAGCTGAAGTTCTACGGCTTCAGAGGGGAGGCTGTGGCAAGCATAGCCAATGTGGCCGGCGTAGTGGAAGTTTCATCTAAGAGCAGCGGGACAGCAAAAACATTTGTGAAGCTCTTTCACAATGGGCAAGCACTGGAAGTCTGCGAAGCTGAATTGAGCAGACCAAGCGGTGGAACTACAGTCACTGTGTGTAATCTCTTCCATCAGTTACCAGTAAGGAAGAAGTGTATGGATCCTGTGTTGGAGTTTGAGAGAGTGAGGCAGAAAGTAGAGGCTATTTCACTGATGCATCCCTCTATTTCACTGTCTTTGAGGAACGACGTTTCTTGTTCTATGGTGCTTCAGCTCCCTAAGACAAGAGATGTGTACTCACGGTTTTGTCAAATTTATGGACTTGGCAGATCCCAGAAGTTACGAGAAATAAATCATAAGTCTGGGGGATTTGAGATAAATGGTTATATCAGTACTGAAGGGCATTACAACAAGAATATGCAGTTCTTATATGTGAATAGAAGGCTTGTTTTAAAGACAAGACTCCATAAACTAATTgattttttattaagaaaagaaagtgtCGTTTGCAAGGCAAAAAGTGCCCCTTTAAGCAGACAGGCTAGTCCTAGTTGCCACCGTTGTGGCCCAGAATTGTATGGGATCTTTGTTCTCAATGTGACCTGTGCGTACAGTGACTATGATGTGTGTCTGGAACCTGCAAAGACTCTAATTGAGTTCCAAAACTGGGATGTTGTTCTAACTTGTATAGAGGAAggagtgaaaatatttttgaaacgAGAACATTTATTTATTGAACCATGTAGTGAGGACATCAGAGAATTTAATGAAGATAATGACTTTAGTTTGTGTAATGCCCCAGTTCTGAAGCCCTCACTCCCTGATGAGAAGAGCATCCAGGACAGTTTTAAGAAAGCATGTGATGAAATTGTGAATTCCTATGAAATGTGTAACTTGCAATCAAAAGATGTCAAAAGGAAATCTGTTACTGAACAAAAATCTTCAAGTCTTATAGAGTCAAATAAAAATCTACAGGAAACTGAAATCACCCCACATCAGAAGATTGATGAACCATCTGATCCATGCAGAAACAATAAAGCAGAGATTCCACTGCCCAGCAAAGATGACACAGCTTCTAATTTCCTTATATCAGATATCTCGGAGCAGGAGCCAAAAGACACTAGCAGTTCCCAGAAAGCGCCTGATGCTCATCTGAATCCTTCAGGAAATCTTTGTTCCTCTTTCAGTGAAGGGGCCAGgtcagaaataagaaaaatagaCAGTTGTGATGACCTGCAGCATTGTGCAGAGAATTACATAAAAGACATGGGAAGCCAGCAAGGCAAAGTAGTgcagaaaagcaataaagtCTGTACCTTAAATAATAATGTTACTCACTCGTCGTCTGAGAGAGGAGACTCTACTGAAGCAGCAGTGGGATCTGAAACTGTCTCTGGAAATTCACTGCTGAGGCTCTGCAATGCAAGCAGAGAAGACAGGGAAACAGCTGACTTGACAGATGATGCTGGAAGACGGGCTGTTAGTTCAGTACCATTAAAATTGTGCTCTACAGGCCTGATAACATGTGTTACACAAAAAGAGCCCCCACATGAATGTGAACGAGCAGAAATAAGTCTTGCATTAAACATGCAACATAGACCTGGCCCTGTCAGTGCCAAGGATGTGTTTGGCCACAAAGTAAATTTGCAGTCTTTAAATTCTAAGGGTGTTTCCAGTAATACAAATAGAGAATATACACCTCTTTACACCAGGGATGTATGCATAGCTGATGGTAGTGAGTGGTTACAGAAAAACACTTTGTCAGAAGAGGTGAGTAAGGAAGCAGCTGTGTCTATTGCCACCAGTAAAATGCATTATGAGACATCAGACATTTCAGAACTGCCACTGGCAACTTCTTCAGGTATTCCTCACAATAAAGTTATAAAAAGCAATAGAAGACAAATAGCTGTGCCAAGATCTCAGCCCTCTGTGAAGCTGAGCTTGTCCACACAGCTAGGTTCATTGGAAAAGTTCAGGAGATACTATGGGAGAGACAAGTGTACGCTACCAAAACCATTGTCACAGCAGAGTGAATTTGATCTCCCGGTTTTTAATTCACAAGCTAATTGTGACTTTTCAAGGAATGATAATGACCATCATGGTAACGTGAGCACTTGTGAAACTCCAGTTGTGGAAGACACAGATTCTGATACTAGTAGTGAGGTTGTTTCTTTAGGATATACTTTATTCTGCAGTGGAGCAACTTCAGAGGACAGACAAGCCCTTTGTCAGAGTCCTTTGATATTGTCTGATTACTGTCAGGTTGGTAACAACCACGCAAGTTGTAAAAGATCTCCAGGATCATTGTCATCTAAACTGTCCAGAATGAAAGGTGACCCCAAGGAATTAGAACAACTTAGTGAACAATTCCCAAGAGAttcaagtagaaaagatgactACTCTTTTGTTCCTGGACCTTCAAATAATGATTTTTCATATAATGCTTGTCAAACATACGAGTCCTCAGTGGAGAGAATGAAGGACTGTAATTACAGCGTTTCTAAGGGGGATGCGTGCTGGCAATCGGACGGTACAAGACTGGAGTCCGTGAAAAATACTGTCAGTGCATCACCGCTCAGCAGCATAGAAGAGGAGTACACAGTCTCTTCAAGCAGTATTTTATCATTACCTGCTAAAAAGGATTGTACTGATGTCATCTGTAAAGATAAAAGTACGTTAGATGGACCCTCCGAACAAAATTTGAAAGATACTGAGGCTCCCCACACAACCTTCCTAAGTAACTTGGAATTCTCTGCATACAACACAAGCACAGAGGATCCCAGGAATGATGTGTGTTGTTCTGACTGGCTGCAAGATTTTGATGTTTCATCGGGTAAGACGATTTACATCAATAAAACAACTGGACTGAGCACCTACAGCACTCCTCCTATGGCAGGATTTCAAGCTGCCTGCATTCAAGATATAACAACAATGGCTGTGAATGTTGTTTCAGAGAGCG GCATTCAGTTCAGGTGCCATCCGTTTAGAAGTGAGATTGTGCTACCCTTCCTTCCTAGACCTCGAAAAGAGAAGACTCTAGCAAGCCGGGATCTGAGAG ATACTGAAGGGGAGTCTCTCCAGTCATTGCTTTCAGAATGGGATAATCCTGTTTTTGTTCCCTGCCCAGAG ATAGCCATTGATGTGACCAGCAGTCAGGCTGACAATCTGGCTGTGAAACTTCACAACATCTTATATCCTTATCGTTTCACCAAAGAGATGGTTCATTCAATGCAG GTTCTTCAGCAAGTGGACAATAAATTTATCGCTTGTTTAATCAACACTAGGAATGAAATGGATAAAGAGGCAG ATGGAAACCTCTTGATTTTGGTGGACCAACATGCAGCTCATGAACGGATCCGCTTGGAGCAGCTTATTGCAG ATTCCTATGAGAAGGAAGCTGCAGCATGTGGCAAGAAGAAATTACTGTCTTCCTCCATCTCTCCCCCTTTGGAGATCAAAGTTACAGAAGAGCAAAGAAGAGTTCTACG aTGCTGCTACAAAAATTTGGAGGACTTGGGTCTTGAATTATCATTTCCTGAGACCAACAGGTCTTTGATTCTAGTAAGGAAAGTGCCACTGTGTTTTATAGAAAGAGAAGCCAATGAATTACGACGGAAAAGACAGCCTGTCACTAAAAGCATTGTAGAG gagCTTATTCAAGAGCAGGTTGAG CTAGTGCAGAGCACAGGAGGAAGAACACAAGGGACACTGCCTCTGACGTTTCTGAAGGTGTTAGCTTCCCAGGCCTGTCACG GTGCTATCAAGTTCAATGAGCATTTGACTTTGGAGGAGAGCTGCAGGCTTATTGAAGCTTTATCATCTTGCCAGCTTCCGTTCCAGTGTGCTCATGGAAGACCTTCCATGATGCCTCTTGCAGACACAGAACATCTACAGCAGGACAAGCAG cCCAAGCCCAACCTGGCTAGACTGCGGAAGATGGCACGGGCATGGCacctctttggaaaaaaaagagcctAA
- the MLH3 gene encoding DNA mismatch repair protein Mlh3 isoform X3, whose product MIECLVEDVRARLRSGMTVSSLGQCVEELVLNSIDAKATCVAIRVDLEAFKVQVVDNGSGMGREDLNAMGKRYFTSKCKSVGDLEKLKFYGFRGEAVASIANVAGVVEVSSKSSGTAKTFVKLFHNGQALEVCEAELSRPSGGTTVTVCNLFHQLPVRKKCMDPVLEFERVRQKVEAISLMHPSISLSLRNDVSCSMVLQLPKTRDVYSRFCQIYGLGRSQKLREINHKSGGFEINGYISTEGHYNKNMQFLYVNRRLVLKTRLHKLIDFLLRKESVVCKAKSAPLSRQASPSCHRCGPELYGIFVLNVTCAYSDYDVCLEPAKTLIEFQNWDVVLTCIEEGVKIFLKREHLFIEPCSEDIREFNEDNDFSLCNAPVLKPSLPDEKSIQDSFKKACDEIVNSYEMCNLQSKDVKRKSVTEQKSSSLIESNKNLQETEITPHQKIDEPSDPCRNNKAEIPLPSKDDTASNFLISDISEQEPKDTSSSQKAPDAHLNPSGNLCSSFSEGARSEIRKIDSCDDLQHCAENYIKDMGSQQGKVVQKSNKVCTLNNNVTHSSSERGDSTEAAVGSETVSGNSLLRLCNASREDRETADLTDDAGRRAVSSVPLKLCSTGLITCVTQKEPPHECERAEISLALNMQHRPGPVSAKDVFGHKVNLQSLNSKGVSSNTNREYTPLYTRDVCIADGSEWLQKNTLSEEVSKEAAVSIATSKMHYETSDISELPLATSSGIPHNKVIKSNRRQIAVPRSQPSVKLSLSTQLGSLEKFRRYYGRDKCTLPKPLSQQSEFDLPVFNSQANCDFSRNDNDHHGNVSTCETPVVEDTDSDTSSEVVSLGYTLFCSGATSEDRQALCQSPLILSDYCQVGNNHASCKRSPGSLSSKLSRMKGDPKELEQLSEQFPRDSSRKDDYSFVPGPSNNDFSYNACQTYESSVERMKDCNYSVSKGDACWQSDGTRLESVKNTVSASPLSSIEEEYTVSSSSILSLPAKKDCTDVICKDKSTLDGPSEQNLKDTEAPHTTFLSNLEFSAYNTSTEDPRNDVCCSDWLQDFDVSSGKTIYINKTTGLSTYSTPPMAGFQAACIQDITTMAVNVVSESGIQFRCHPFRSEIVLPFLPRPRKEKTLASRDLRDTEGESLQSLLSEWDNPVFVPCPEIAIDVTSSQADNLAVKLHNILYPYRFTKEMVHSMQVLQQVDNKFIACLINTRNEMDKEADGNLLILVDQHAAHERIRLEQLIADSYEKEAAACGKKKLLSSSISPPLEIKVTEEQRRVLRCCYKNLEDLGLELSFPETNRSLILVRKVPLCFIEREANELRRKRQPVTKSIVEELIQEQVELVQSTGGRTQGTLPLTFLKVLASQACHAQAQPG is encoded by the exons ATGATCGAATGTTTGGTGGAAGATGTGCGAGCCAGGCTGCGCTCTGGAATGACTGTCAGCTCACTGGGGCAGTGTGTTGAGGAGCTTGTCCTCAATAGCATTGATGCCAAAGCAACATGCGTAGCTATAAGGGTGGATTTGGAAGCTTTTAAGGTCCAGGTGGTGGACAACGGctctgggatggggagagaggaCTTAAATGCAATGGGAAAGCGGTACTTCACCAGCAAATGCAAATCGGTGGGAGACTTGGAGAAGCTGAAGTTCTACGGCTTCAGAGGGGAGGCTGTGGCAAGCATAGCCAATGTGGCCGGCGTAGTGGAAGTTTCATCTAAGAGCAGCGGGACAGCAAAAACATTTGTGAAGCTCTTTCACAATGGGCAAGCACTGGAAGTCTGCGAAGCTGAATTGAGCAGACCAAGCGGTGGAACTACAGTCACTGTGTGTAATCTCTTCCATCAGTTACCAGTAAGGAAGAAGTGTATGGATCCTGTGTTGGAGTTTGAGAGAGTGAGGCAGAAAGTAGAGGCTATTTCACTGATGCATCCCTCTATTTCACTGTCTTTGAGGAACGACGTTTCTTGTTCTATGGTGCTTCAGCTCCCTAAGACAAGAGATGTGTACTCACGGTTTTGTCAAATTTATGGACTTGGCAGATCCCAGAAGTTACGAGAAATAAATCATAAGTCTGGGGGATTTGAGATAAATGGTTATATCAGTACTGAAGGGCATTACAACAAGAATATGCAGTTCTTATATGTGAATAGAAGGCTTGTTTTAAAGACAAGACTCCATAAACTAATTgattttttattaagaaaagaaagtgtCGTTTGCAAGGCAAAAAGTGCCCCTTTAAGCAGACAGGCTAGTCCTAGTTGCCACCGTTGTGGCCCAGAATTGTATGGGATCTTTGTTCTCAATGTGACCTGTGCGTACAGTGACTATGATGTGTGTCTGGAACCTGCAAAGACTCTAATTGAGTTCCAAAACTGGGATGTTGTTCTAACTTGTATAGAGGAAggagtgaaaatatttttgaaacgAGAACATTTATTTATTGAACCATGTAGTGAGGACATCAGAGAATTTAATGAAGATAATGACTTTAGTTTGTGTAATGCCCCAGTTCTGAAGCCCTCACTCCCTGATGAGAAGAGCATCCAGGACAGTTTTAAGAAAGCATGTGATGAAATTGTGAATTCCTATGAAATGTGTAACTTGCAATCAAAAGATGTCAAAAGGAAATCTGTTACTGAACAAAAATCTTCAAGTCTTATAGAGTCAAATAAAAATCTACAGGAAACTGAAATCACCCCACATCAGAAGATTGATGAACCATCTGATCCATGCAGAAACAATAAAGCAGAGATTCCACTGCCCAGCAAAGATGACACAGCTTCTAATTTCCTTATATCAGATATCTCGGAGCAGGAGCCAAAAGACACTAGCAGTTCCCAGAAAGCGCCTGATGCTCATCTGAATCCTTCAGGAAATCTTTGTTCCTCTTTCAGTGAAGGGGCCAGgtcagaaataagaaaaatagaCAGTTGTGATGACCTGCAGCATTGTGCAGAGAATTACATAAAAGACATGGGAAGCCAGCAAGGCAAAGTAGTgcagaaaagcaataaagtCTGTACCTTAAATAATAATGTTACTCACTCGTCGTCTGAGAGAGGAGACTCTACTGAAGCAGCAGTGGGATCTGAAACTGTCTCTGGAAATTCACTGCTGAGGCTCTGCAATGCAAGCAGAGAAGACAGGGAAACAGCTGACTTGACAGATGATGCTGGAAGACGGGCTGTTAGTTCAGTACCATTAAAATTGTGCTCTACAGGCCTGATAACATGTGTTACACAAAAAGAGCCCCCACATGAATGTGAACGAGCAGAAATAAGTCTTGCATTAAACATGCAACATAGACCTGGCCCTGTCAGTGCCAAGGATGTGTTTGGCCACAAAGTAAATTTGCAGTCTTTAAATTCTAAGGGTGTTTCCAGTAATACAAATAGAGAATATACACCTCTTTACACCAGGGATGTATGCATAGCTGATGGTAGTGAGTGGTTACAGAAAAACACTTTGTCAGAAGAGGTGAGTAAGGAAGCAGCTGTGTCTATTGCCACCAGTAAAATGCATTATGAGACATCAGACATTTCAGAACTGCCACTGGCAACTTCTTCAGGTATTCCTCACAATAAAGTTATAAAAAGCAATAGAAGACAAATAGCTGTGCCAAGATCTCAGCCCTCTGTGAAGCTGAGCTTGTCCACACAGCTAGGTTCATTGGAAAAGTTCAGGAGATACTATGGGAGAGACAAGTGTACGCTACCAAAACCATTGTCACAGCAGAGTGAATTTGATCTCCCGGTTTTTAATTCACAAGCTAATTGTGACTTTTCAAGGAATGATAATGACCATCATGGTAACGTGAGCACTTGTGAAACTCCAGTTGTGGAAGACACAGATTCTGATACTAGTAGTGAGGTTGTTTCTTTAGGATATACTTTATTCTGCAGTGGAGCAACTTCAGAGGACAGACAAGCCCTTTGTCAGAGTCCTTTGATATTGTCTGATTACTGTCAGGTTGGTAACAACCACGCAAGTTGTAAAAGATCTCCAGGATCATTGTCATCTAAACTGTCCAGAATGAAAGGTGACCCCAAGGAATTAGAACAACTTAGTGAACAATTCCCAAGAGAttcaagtagaaaagatgactACTCTTTTGTTCCTGGACCTTCAAATAATGATTTTTCATATAATGCTTGTCAAACATACGAGTCCTCAGTGGAGAGAATGAAGGACTGTAATTACAGCGTTTCTAAGGGGGATGCGTGCTGGCAATCGGACGGTACAAGACTGGAGTCCGTGAAAAATACTGTCAGTGCATCACCGCTCAGCAGCATAGAAGAGGAGTACACAGTCTCTTCAAGCAGTATTTTATCATTACCTGCTAAAAAGGATTGTACTGATGTCATCTGTAAAGATAAAAGTACGTTAGATGGACCCTCCGAACAAAATTTGAAAGATACTGAGGCTCCCCACACAACCTTCCTAAGTAACTTGGAATTCTCTGCATACAACACAAGCACAGAGGATCCCAGGAATGATGTGTGTTGTTCTGACTGGCTGCAAGATTTTGATGTTTCATCGGGTAAGACGATTTACATCAATAAAACAACTGGACTGAGCACCTACAGCACTCCTCCTATGGCAGGATTTCAAGCTGCCTGCATTCAAGATATAACAACAATGGCTGTGAATGTTGTTTCAGAGAGCG GCATTCAGTTCAGGTGCCATCCGTTTAGAAGTGAGATTGTGCTACCCTTCCTTCCTAGACCTCGAAAAGAGAAGACTCTAGCAAGCCGGGATCTGAGAG ATACTGAAGGGGAGTCTCTCCAGTCATTGCTTTCAGAATGGGATAATCCTGTTTTTGTTCCCTGCCCAGAG ATAGCCATTGATGTGACCAGCAGTCAGGCTGACAATCTGGCTGTGAAACTTCACAACATCTTATATCCTTATCGTTTCACCAAAGAGATGGTTCATTCAATGCAG GTTCTTCAGCAAGTGGACAATAAATTTATCGCTTGTTTAATCAACACTAGGAATGAAATGGATAAAGAGGCAG ATGGAAACCTCTTGATTTTGGTGGACCAACATGCAGCTCATGAACGGATCCGCTTGGAGCAGCTTATTGCAG ATTCCTATGAGAAGGAAGCTGCAGCATGTGGCAAGAAGAAATTACTGTCTTCCTCCATCTCTCCCCCTTTGGAGATCAAAGTTACAGAAGAGCAAAGAAGAGTTCTACG aTGCTGCTACAAAAATTTGGAGGACTTGGGTCTTGAATTATCATTTCCTGAGACCAACAGGTCTTTGATTCTAGTAAGGAAAGTGCCACTGTGTTTTATAGAAAGAGAAGCCAATGAATTACGACGGAAAAGACAGCCTGTCACTAAAAGCATTGTAGAG gagCTTATTCAAGAGCAGGTTGAG CTAGTGCAGAGCACAGGAGGAAGAACACAAGGGACACTGCCTCTGACGTTTCTGAAGGTGTTAGCTTCCCAGGCCTGTCACG cCCAAGCCCAACCTGGCTAG